The Haliotis asinina isolate JCU_RB_2024 chromosome 2, JCU_Hal_asi_v2, whole genome shotgun sequence genomic interval GTATGTAGTCTATGTGACTGATTAATGAACATGAAAACAGACTTGTTTACATCTTTTGGGTTCTGGTAATGTATTCACCTGATAACACGATATGACAAACAATGATATATGTAAACAGAcacaaacatttttaacataTATTTGACTCCTGGGACTAGGAATACTTCAGAGATATTCAAATGACATATTGTTACTAAGATACATTATGCATATTTGCTGTTCATCATCCTCAAAAAATGGGCACAACTTGTAGATAGAAATAACGTTTTTGTATGTGACAGGACTGAAAAATTGCACTAAACAGCATATTAATTATTTAATGATTCCAAAATGGACTGCCAAACAGACAAGAAAGCTGAATTCATGCTGAATTTGCAGAATGAGTTGTGAATTTACAGAGGCTTAACTGTAGTCACCCACCTAACGATTTGATGTAGAAATCTATTGTAGTATGTGTCATCTGGGCTACAGGGAAAGTACAATTTATTGGTGTTTAGATATCGTTAGTTCTGATCCAACGCCGTCCATATTTTATGTCTAAAAAATTATGTAATTAGAAACTATTTTATGTAAATAGAACACTTCATCACATTCCAAACTGCAGAACCTCTGAAGATGCCGTTAACTATTTGTATAGATTGATGTAATAAAATTCTACGTCAGTAATTGTTTTGTCTTCATTTATGATCACACCATTTCATTAACTGCTCTTCTCAAGTGTTTTGGACAATGGGGTCTTCGTCACCCGCATCACCTATGACTGCCTGTGATGTATGCAGTAGccgacctgattatttacagactgccaccatgtgATTAGAGAATACCACttacaaatactagtatatacaaACAGGTCTCTTTCTGCTATACTCGAGCCCTTTTCATTGTAATAAAAGGTTGACTCATATGCATTGAgtttaatattttgaattctCATTTACCAAAAGCATAGTTACAttgaaaacaatttaaacatTTGTGTTGTATTTTTACACATTTATTCAGAATCATGCAATGTACAGTGTGCAACATCAATGATTGTTATTtacaatgtctgtctgtctacaaTTTTATATACAGGTTTACAATATCCACATGTAGGCTTCTCCATAAGTACTACGGCCATTTATACATTTTTACAAATAGATTGCAAgaaacagaatatttttctaaaaataatgaacaaaaatCACAGAAACAGCGAAAAAGTTAGTGATTTTAGAATTGATAACGAATACAACTTTTTCTTGCAGCTGTTTGTCAGTAGTAAGTTTTATGAGCCAAATAGCGAAAGTTGCTTGTTGAATGGTAATATCCCAAAGTTTGACATCCGGTTTCTGACAAAAGCTGACAGTTTCTCTCCATCACAAAGACTGACTAGTAGCCCTGGATGGGCATATTGTAGAATGCCGATTTGTCCACTTGATTCACTTGGATTTCCTTGAAGTGGACACTTGGCTCTCGTGCCATTGACTGGACATTTGAAGTATCAGCTGAAACATCATCAAAATTAGCAACTGCAACAACATTCATATCATTATAACAAGATTGTTTTGCTTTAGAATGAGTGAATACTGTTTTGCAGCACTTTTACtgatattccagccatatcacaacaggggacaccagaaatgtgcttcacaacTTTAACCCATGTCACAAATCGAACCACAATTTAACCACCCTTTTGTGGTTTTAAGTGTGTTTTCATATGAAACACTTGGACAAGAGCCAAGAAAAGACTCTGACTATGTCACAATATTCTGCAGAATACAGTAATGCAATTTCAGCATTAACGCAATATTTTCTAGGCAAAAGATATATCTCCTGCAACAGCCAGTTGAGGACAAGAACTTCATAGATCGACTTACCATCACATCAGCATGGTATGATTAAGATCTACTTGGTTCAACTTACTGTGTTCCCGCACAGGCATATGTTCATTGTCTTCCAAAGCTTGACTTGCATCAGACTTCTCCTTCAGTGGAGGTGGTGGTCTGCGTAGACTTTTTTCACCAATAGTTGGTTTGACATTAAATCTTTGTGGATCTTCATATCTTTCCACCCGTCGGTGATCGATGTGATCATTAATTATTTTCTGTGCCTGGAAAGACATTAGGTTCGCACcacattaaaaatataaattccATTATGGAACAAATAGTACTGTAAATAACTAGAAAAAGCCGATCTTTCAAATGTGAAGACTTACTTAAAACACTCACAATatgatatgcatatatatatatggttacactgaaaatgaatttctcTACTAACTTGGGAAAACAAACTGCATGGGGACCATGCATCGAATTGGTAAAGAGCATctgcaaatattgtgcatgtgaaaaGCTATGTTTTGgtttaaagttttgttaagaatttgatTTTCTACAGATTTTCGCCATTttctgaactcatgacaataatctttttaactttacaaatttgttttaccatagatcagttcatgtgtaaacagtgcctttaaacagaatgaaatactttgcaaaatctagtttagaactctTGACTGAAAGAAATAGTCATATttacactactgagtctaatCTTTTGATGGATAATATAGATAAGCCATGGTCCTAACTTTACCCTTAAAATCAGTACCAAAATAATATGTTCCATACACAACAGAACCACCAACCATCATTTATATTCTCGTTGTAATAAGTCTTTGGAAATAGAGTGTTGACAAATCCATATTAAATTTTACAAGTAAATCCTGTTGATACACCATCTAATAACAAAACATGTTCTTTGCATACCTAGATTTATGTTCATCATCAGATAAACATTATTAATTTTAATCAAAATGTCATTAGTAATGTTTATATCAAAGACAtgggcccgtgaagatccagtttaGAATTATCTTCatttacccatgcttgtcgtaagaagcaccTAACAGGATTGGCTGGTCAAGGTCGCAGTGttttgcttgacacatgtcattgtatcccaattacatagatcaatgctcatgctactgatcactggattctctcgtccagacttgattatttacagatcaccaccatagagctggaaaACTGATGAGTGAGGCGCtaaacattaaacaaccaaccatccaaccaaccaTGAAAAGACATGGAGGGGAAATTCTATGAtgatccaaaatcattcttcagtgttttttcagtttgtaaacATTTATAACTAATGTCTCGATCAACCAGCTTCAGTTGCAGAAAACTGTGTTGCAATTTGATTTTGACATCATCTCATTACAATGGTCATAATTAGCATTGCGTTGGAATGTTACTATTTTCTAGAAGATGCTGCTGAAGCTCCCCCATGTTATATTTCCTATGGAAGCTAGTTTGATGCAATGTGCtcatctgaaaaaaatgatttGCTCAATGATCCCTCATGCGAGAATACAAAGAGCAACAAACCTTTTGTGCACTGAGTATGAGGTCCTGATCGGCCATGATTTCTGTGATACGTAGATTATTTTTGATGGACTTAGAGGCTGTGGATCTGGCATGCATAGGCAGCTTGCTCTGGTAGGCCTTGTCAGTGAAGTCAACTTCCACTTCTGATGGGACTTTTTTCActctgaaaaaatatgacagatTCATTTCAGCATCTAGATTAAGTCaaataaacaatgaaagtgGCCCTGTGATCAGGTAGGACTGATACATGCGATTGCTGAATTGACCAAAGAAATTGATCAGGGTCCAGTATGCACTAgttaggttggttggttgttcaaTGCTGtacaagcaatattccagctataaggcggcagtctgtaaggTCTCTGTGCTAAACCCCCAACTGACCAGATTAATTACTTGACCACAAGGGTTGTCAATGACCttcatatgttttgtttgtttgatcgctgtttaacgtcacactctaCAACATTCCAGATGTATGGTTGCAGCCTGTACATAAGCAGGTCTGGACCAGAAGATCTactgatcaatagcatgagcatcggttgACACAATTGGAATATGATTGTGTCAACCATGTTAGCAAGCATGGCCACCCGATCAATTTTGTCACCTCTtataatgacaagcatggtttgctcaAGGCCAATTCCaacctggagtgagtgagtgagtttagttttattccgcacacagtaatattccagctatacagcagcggtctgtaaataatccagtctggaccatacaatccagtgatcaacagcatgagcatcagtctgcacaattgggaaccaatgacatgtgtcaactaagtcagcgagcctgaccacccgatcccatttagtcgcctcttacgacaagcatagtcaccttttatgacaagcatgtgctgcTGAAGGCCTGGTCTACCCAAGACCTTCATGGTTCAttccaacctggatcttcacaggaacAGTAGTGAATGacaacagagagagagagagacatgtCCCTATTGATTCCAGTCATTTCATGATTTGAATTGAAATCCAAGAGTGAAGCAGATCATAGATGTTTAGCATTTTGGTTAAATAAAATAGCACCAGTATGGTACTAAAAAACCTAGAAATATAATCAGTTTTTGCAACTTGGAACAGCATTTCAGTTACATTACGGAAACCACATGTGACAGGTTATGAATGTTTTGTCACTTGTGTGATACCAATGACCTAAATCATGACATAACTAGAACTCCAGTATTCCAGAATGGGCAGCTCCTTGTATGACACTATGCTGTTGCATTTGAAAGTAACCATGGTATCTGCAAGGAAGAGCAGATGCCAGGATGCCACTTACTTTCTGTTTGTAAGGATCTCATACATCCTCTCTGTGAGAAGATTGGCCGCTCCCTCCTTGCAGTGAATTGTGCCTTCTATGT includes:
- the LOC137272632 gene encoding spermatogenesis-associated protein 4-like, producing the protein MSGLSREVLRWIQSLDLTWQLKTPKWDLTNGYLVAEIFSWYFPQEIQMHSYYNGTSLDPKQKNWSLLKNFIKRQHLDIPEDYIEGTIHCKEGAANLLTERMYEILTNRKVKKVPSEVEVDFTDKAYQSKLPMHARSTASKSIKNNLRITEIMADQDLILSAQKAQKIINDHIDHRRVERYEDPQRFNVKPTIGEKSLRRPPPPLKEKSDASQALEDNEHMPVREHTDTSNVQSMAREPSVHFKEIQVNQVDKSAFYNMPIQGY